In Myxocyprinus asiaticus isolate MX2 ecotype Aquarium Trade chromosome 8, UBuf_Myxa_2, whole genome shotgun sequence, a single genomic region encodes these proteins:
- the LOC127444600 gene encoding T-cell surface glycoprotein CD5 isoform X1 has product MENSLLVTLTALLLLGVREGISSTTTVNSSPNPSIPSTLNPSAAPSSCTPQTPCRNITQYITLPPVVARVKMYWKQESHCEGQLYLSFFQQRDVPLCFSSHMASKWWNDLCKDRRCGDFEGLKPTEETKGYLLSSNMSVSNASCSGVRITCQDTLGRELAAYKAVTGILLFLILSVILLQFGRPTYKAIRKRFSQKRQNRWIGPTQSQSVFCLSSFSSLVSYHRGQAGGNPNNNTLKGQSFPGLERLTVNPSREPSSNRNSDYDSYGYN; this is encoded by the exons ATGGAAAACTCTCTGCTGGTGACTCTAACGGCGCTCCTGCTCCTTGGTGTTC GAGAAGGAATCTCCTCCACTACAACAGTAAACAGCTCCCCAAACCCTTCAATCCCATCAACCCTTAATCCTTCTGCTGCACCTTCATCCTGTACCCCACAGACCCCATGCAGGAACATCACCCAATATATCACTCTGCCTCCTGTTGTTGCACGGGTTAAGATGTACTGGAAGCAGGAGAGTCACTGTGAGGGTCAGCTGTATCTCTCATTCTTTCAACAGCGTGACGTCCCTTTGTGCTTCAGCAGTCACATGGCAAGCAAGTGGTGGAATGACCTGTGTAAGGACAGAAGATGTGGAGACTTTGAAGGCTTAAAGCCCACTGAAGAAACTAAAGGTTATCTTCTCTCGAGCAATATGTCAGTGAGCAACGCTTCCTGTTCGGGTGTGCGTATCACTTGCCAAG ATACTCTTGGAAGAGAGTTGGCTGCTTATAAGGCAGTAACTGGCATATTGCTTTTCTTGATCCTGAGTGTTATTCTGCTTCAGTTTGGCCGGCCAACGTACAAAGCCATCCGCAAAAGAT TTTCACAAAAACGGCAGAATCGATGGATTGGCCCAACTCAGAGTCAGAGTG TCTTTTGTCtttcttctttctcttctttAGTGTCCTATCACAGAGGTCAAGCTGGTGGTAACCCAAACAACAACACATTAAAGGGGCAGTCCTTTCCAG GTTTGGAAAGGCTGACTGTAAATCCTAGCAGAGAGCCCTCATCTAACAGAAACAGTGACTATGACTCATATGGCTACAATTGA
- the LOC127444600 gene encoding T-cell surface glycoprotein CD5 isoform X2, with protein MENSLLVTLTALLLLGVREGISSTTTVNSSPNPSIPSTLNPSAAPSSCTPQTPCRNITQYITLPPVVARVKMYWKQESHCEGQLYLSFFQQRDVPLCFSSHMASKWWNDLCKDRRCGDFEGLKPTEETKGYLLSSNMSVSNASCSGVRITCQDTLGRELAAYKAVTGILLFLILSVILLQFGRPTYKAIRKRFSQKRQNRWIGPTQSQSVSYHRGQAGGNPNNNTLKGQSFPGLERLTVNPSREPSSNRNSDYDSYGYN; from the exons ATGGAAAACTCTCTGCTGGTGACTCTAACGGCGCTCCTGCTCCTTGGTGTTC GAGAAGGAATCTCCTCCACTACAACAGTAAACAGCTCCCCAAACCCTTCAATCCCATCAACCCTTAATCCTTCTGCTGCACCTTCATCCTGTACCCCACAGACCCCATGCAGGAACATCACCCAATATATCACTCTGCCTCCTGTTGTTGCACGGGTTAAGATGTACTGGAAGCAGGAGAGTCACTGTGAGGGTCAGCTGTATCTCTCATTCTTTCAACAGCGTGACGTCCCTTTGTGCTTCAGCAGTCACATGGCAAGCAAGTGGTGGAATGACCTGTGTAAGGACAGAAGATGTGGAGACTTTGAAGGCTTAAAGCCCACTGAAGAAACTAAAGGTTATCTTCTCTCGAGCAATATGTCAGTGAGCAACGCTTCCTGTTCGGGTGTGCGTATCACTTGCCAAG ATACTCTTGGAAGAGAGTTGGCTGCTTATAAGGCAGTAACTGGCATATTGCTTTTCTTGATCCTGAGTGTTATTCTGCTTCAGTTTGGCCGGCCAACGTACAAAGCCATCCGCAAAAGAT TTTCACAAAAACGGCAGAATCGATGGATTGGCCCAACTCAGAGTCAGAGTG TGTCCTATCACAGAGGTCAAGCTGGTGGTAACCCAAACAACAACACATTAAAGGGGCAGTCCTTTCCAG GTTTGGAAAGGCTGACTGTAAATCCTAGCAGAGAGCCCTCATCTAACAGAAACAGTGACTATGACTCATATGGCTACAATTGA